One part of the Bacillus sp. FJAT-27916 genome encodes these proteins:
- a CDS encoding nucleotidyltransferase-like protein — protein MEDILRPVYQERASNPETQGVLLIEKNSPESPSTDTFDCILLVIINSQDKPPVFIKHYAYEHKKAALHVVTEDKLNEWRLLGTNRKIIDWIYNGKIVFDRNDYLASLKREMDEFPFYGRKIKKGIEFAKLIRRYMDGKELFDQGNILDAYNHIVHALHHLARLEVIEKGYHPEVTVWNQVKQIGPDIYKLYEELVYSDESVEQRLELLFLVSDFLIHTRTESGSGHIMEIIGERGSDYWSYDELYSHKELVYYGEDLRILIEYLIDRGYIEVVLQETKGMKLYHRYYKIHEEI, from the coding sequence ATGGAAGATATCCTAAGGCCTGTATACCAAGAGAGAGCAAGCAACCCAGAAACGCAAGGTGTGTTATTAATCGAAAAGAATTCACCTGAGAGTCCTAGCACGGATACATTTGATTGCATTTTACTCGTTATCATTAATAGTCAGGATAAACCACCTGTATTCATTAAGCACTATGCGTATGAACATAAAAAGGCAGCTCTTCATGTTGTGACGGAGGATAAATTGAATGAATGGAGACTGCTCGGTACAAACAGGAAAATTATCGACTGGATCTACAATGGAAAAATCGTATTTGACCGTAATGACTATTTAGCATCCTTGAAAAGGGAAATGGATGAATTCCCGTTCTATGGACGAAAAATCAAGAAAGGGATAGAATTCGCTAAATTAATCAGGCGATATATGGATGGGAAAGAACTATTCGATCAAGGAAATATTCTTGATGCCTATAATCATATTGTCCATGCGCTCCATCATTTGGCGAGACTTGAAGTGATTGAGAAGGGGTATCATCCGGAAGTGACGGTCTGGAACCAAGTGAAGCAGATTGGACCGGACATTTATAAATTGTATGAGGAACTTGTTTATAGTGATGAGAGTGTAGAACAGCGTTTGGAACTGCTGTTTCTAGTCAGTGATTTTTTAATCCATACAAGAACAGAATCTGGTTCTGGGCATATCATGGAGATTATCGGGGAGCGGGGCAGCGATTATTGGTCCTATGATGAGCTATATTCGCATAAAGAGTTAGTCTATTATGGAGAAGACCTCCGCATCTTAATTGAATATTTAATAGACCGGGGATACATTGAGGTTGTCTTGCAGGAGACGAAGGGTATGAAGCTGTATCATCGCTATTATAAAATTCATGAAGAAATTTAA
- a CDS encoding YgzB family protein — protein MAKYSSKINKIRTFALSLIFIGFIIMYIGIFFRTSPLLMTIFMVLGLLAMMASMVVYFWIGMLSTKAVQVVCPNCGKPTKILGRVDMCMHCREPLTLDKKLEGKEFDETYNRKNQENHHA, from the coding sequence GTGGCTAAGTATAGTAGCAAAATCAATAAAATAAGAACATTCGCTCTTAGTTTGATTTTTATCGGGTTCATCATTATGTATATCGGCATTTTCTTCCGCACCTCACCTTTACTGATGACAATCTTTATGGTTTTAGGCCTTCTCGCCATGATGGCAAGCATGGTCGTATACTTCTGGATCGGCATGCTTTCAACCAAAGCCGTACAGGTTGTCTGTCCAAATTGCGGAAAACCAACAAAGATCCTCGGCCGGGTTGATATGTGCATGCATTGCCGCGAGCCATTAACCTTAGATAAGAAGTTAGAGGGCAAGGAATTTGATGAAACCTATAATAGAAAAAACCAAGAGAACCATCATGCATAA
- the perR gene encoding peroxide-responsive transcriptional repressor PerR yields the protein MTVSHQLKDALDTLKTTGVRMTPQRHAILEFLITSHTHPTADDIYKALEGKFPNMSVATVYNNLRVFKEVGLVKELTYGDSSSRFDYSSSDHYHIICEKCGKIVDFHYPGLDEVEHLASHVAGFKVTHHRMEIYGDCPDCAAKEVH from the coding sequence ATGACGGTGTCTCACCAACTTAAAGATGCTTTAGATACTCTGAAAACAACTGGTGTCCGCATGACTCCGCAACGTCATGCCATATTAGAATTTTTAATTACATCACATACACATCCAACTGCAGATGATATTTACAAAGCATTAGAAGGTAAATTTCCCAATATGAGCGTAGCAACTGTCTACAATAACTTGCGTGTGTTCAAAGAGGTTGGATTGGTGAAAGAGTTGACGTACGGAGATTCATCCAGTCGTTTTGATTATTCTTCCTCTGACCACTACCATATTATTTGTGAGAAATGCGGGAAGATTGTCGATTTCCATTATCCAGGTCTTGATGAGGTTGAGCATCTTGCTTCGCATGTAGCTGGTTTCAAGGTAACTCATCACCGAATGGAGATTTACGGAGATTGCCCTGATTGTGCAGCTAAAGAAGTGCATTAA
- a CDS encoding cob(I)yrinic acid a,c-diamide adenosyltransferase, with protein MKIYTRTGDKGQTSLVYGTRVLKTDLRVEAYGTCDEANSMIGLALSHIHDLDFEGKDKLQQVFHVIQTDLFHVGAELATPEGKKVGWVLKKESITDMELYIDELNEELPPFKNFILPGGHPAGATLHVARTIVRRAERKAIAIGEGVNPLVIAYLNRLSDLLFVAARFLNLRLGRLEPTLHE; from the coding sequence TTGAAGATTTATACGAGAACTGGAGATAAAGGGCAAACATCCCTTGTTTACGGGACAAGAGTCTTGAAAACAGATTTACGTGTAGAAGCCTATGGTACCTGTGATGAGGCGAATTCGATGATTGGACTCGCTCTTAGTCATATACATGATTTGGACTTTGAGGGGAAAGATAAGCTTCAACAAGTCTTCCATGTCATTCAAACAGATCTATTTCATGTTGGTGCTGAATTAGCAACACCAGAGGGCAAAAAAGTCGGATGGGTACTCAAGAAGGAGTCCATTACGGATATGGAATTGTATATTGATGAGCTAAATGAGGAGCTTCCTCCCTTCAAGAACTTCATTCTTCCGGGCGGACATCCTGCTGGTGCAACGCTGCATGTTGCACGAACGATTGTCAGAAGGGCAGAAAGAAAAGCTATCGCGATTGGCGAAGGAGTCAACCCTCTCGTGATTGCCTACTTGAACAGGCTCTCCGATTTGCTCTTCGTTGCAGCGCGTTTCTTGAACCTGCGTTTAGGCCGTCTTGAACCCACGCTGCATGAATAG
- a CDS encoding D-2-hydroxyacid dehydrogenase encodes MKIVSSFLPPRALQKSITEKFNEHEFCFFKGMEQIDDKLIGEMEIFITYAEDLSPEIINRASSLKWISAMAAGIDKMPIEAIESRGILVTNARGIHAVPMSEFALGLMLSHVKRLADLKDLQRESTWNKWLPVGELCGKTLLLLGTGAIPEEIARLADAFQMKVIGVNRSGRYDGESFSDVHPIGQLNQVLPEAHIIVSVLPSTPETRGLLTYDHFKQMRSDALFINLGRGDLITIETLKRVLEDKVVGHMALDVFPAEPLDADNPLWGYSNLTITPHISSITENYLPRAFAIFEHNLDVYSGRKEDDYMNKIDLGKGY; translated from the coding sequence ATGAAAATTGTCTCGTCTTTTTTGCCTCCGAGAGCGCTGCAGAAATCCATCACTGAGAAGTTTAATGAACATGAGTTCTGCTTTTTTAAGGGGATGGAACAGATTGACGATAAACTGATTGGTGAAATGGAAATCTTCATTACATATGCGGAAGACTTGAGCCCAGAAATTATCAATCGTGCGTCCTCGCTCAAATGGATTAGCGCAATGGCTGCAGGTATTGATAAGATGCCGATTGAAGCTATCGAGAGCAGGGGAATCCTTGTGACGAACGCAAGAGGTATCCATGCTGTCCCGATGTCTGAATTTGCACTGGGTCTCATGTTATCACATGTGAAAAGGCTGGCTGACTTAAAGGATTTGCAAAGGGAGAGTACATGGAATAAATGGCTCCCTGTAGGTGAATTGTGCGGAAAGACACTCTTGTTGCTTGGAACTGGAGCTATTCCGGAGGAAATAGCTCGTCTTGCTGATGCATTCCAAATGAAGGTGATTGGCGTGAATAGAAGCGGCCGTTATGATGGAGAGAGTTTTTCTGATGTGCACCCAATTGGACAATTGAATCAGGTACTCCCGGAGGCACATATCATTGTGTCTGTCCTGCCAAGTACGCCAGAGACGAGGGGGCTTCTCACATATGATCATTTCAAGCAGATGAGAAGTGATGCTCTCTTTATTAATCTAGGAAGAGGAGATCTTATCACGATAGAGACGTTGAAGAGGGTGCTGGAGGATAAGGTCGTTGGTCATATGGCGCTTGATGTGTTTCCTGCCGAGCCGCTTGACGCCGATAACCCGCTTTGGGGCTATTCGAACTTGACGATAACTCCGCATATCTCCAGTATCACGGAGAATTATCTTCCGAGAGCCTTTGCCATCTTTGAGCACAACTTAGATGTGTATTCTGGCAGAAAAGAAGATGATTATATGAATAAAATCGATTTAGGAAAGGGGTATTAA
- a CDS encoding aminopeptidase, whose amino-acid sequence MRDPRLKVLAKQILEHSVKAGKGDKIMIHGQPNTKPLMLELLEEAYKLGAYPFMELKDDELDRQWAIQSSLEQYETIARWEMQRFQDLDALIYIVGEENDAEMTDIPAEVFRVSGEVMKPVTDYYINKCRWVLLNYRTKSLAQKAGMSTSKFEDFLLDVCTVDYAKMAAAMKPLKELMEKTDRVRIVSPGTDLTFSIKGIPAVMCYGERNIPDGEVYTAPVRDSVNGTITYNTPCPYQGTTFRNVSLTFKDGKIIKAAADQSEKINDIFDTDEGARYIGEFALGLNPMIHHPMGDILFDEKINGSIHFTPGLAYKEADNGNVSSIHWDMVLVQREEYGGGEIYFDDRLIRKNGLFVVPELEGLNPNALLRKGK is encoded by the coding sequence ATGAGGGATCCGCGATTAAAGGTACTGGCCAAACAAATCCTTGAGCATTCTGTGAAAGCGGGAAAAGGGGATAAAATCATGATTCACGGCCAACCGAATACAAAACCGCTTATGCTCGAATTGCTTGAGGAGGCGTATAAGCTGGGAGCCTATCCATTCATGGAGCTTAAGGATGATGAATTAGATAGGCAATGGGCTATACAAAGCAGCCTTGAGCAGTATGAAACAATCGCCAGGTGGGAAATGCAGCGATTCCAAGACTTGGACGCGCTGATTTACATAGTCGGGGAAGAGAATGACGCGGAGATGACCGATATCCCTGCAGAGGTATTCAGGGTGAGCGGTGAAGTCATGAAGCCTGTTACTGATTACTATATTAATAAATGCCGTTGGGTACTCCTGAATTACCGGACAAAATCGCTCGCACAAAAAGCTGGCATGAGCACGAGTAAATTTGAGGATTTCCTTCTTGATGTATGTACGGTTGATTATGCAAAGATGGCAGCTGCTATGAAACCTCTAAAAGAATTAATGGAGAAGACTGACCGTGTGCGTATCGTGTCACCGGGCACAGACCTCACCTTTTCAATCAAGGGGATACCGGCTGTTATGTGCTATGGGGAGCGAAATATACCGGATGGGGAAGTGTATACCGCTCCTGTCAGAGACAGCGTTAACGGCACCATTACCTATAACACTCCTTGTCCCTACCAGGGGACAACCTTCCGTAATGTGAGTTTGACCTTTAAAGATGGAAAGATTATCAAAGCTGCGGCTGATCAATCAGAGAAAATAAATGATATTTTTGATACTGACGAAGGTGCCCGATATATTGGAGAGTTCGCACTTGGCCTCAATCCGATGATTCATCATCCAATGGGCGACATTCTCTTTGATGAGAAAATTAATGGCAGTATTCATTTCACGCCTGGATTGGCTTATAAGGAAGCGGATAATGGAAATGTATCCTCTATCCATTGGGATATGGTTCTTGTCCAGCGTGAGGAATACGGTGGAGGAGAGATTTACTTCGATGACCGTCTCATTCGCAAAAATGGTTTATTTGTCGTCCCGGAGCTTGAGGGATTGAATCCGAATGCCTTGCTTCGGAAGGGGAAATGA
- the bcp gene encoding thioredoxin-dependent thiol peroxidase, giving the protein MSTLIGKMAPDFKLEAGDGKVVTMADFAGKNVVLYFYPKDMTPGCTTEACDFRESHQSFAELDTIIVGVSPDPKERHEKFIAKYDLPFLLLSDPEHVLSEAYGVWVLKKNFGKEYMGVERSTFVINKEGEVVKEWRKVKVKGHVEEALTYIKENLS; this is encoded by the coding sequence ATGAGTACGTTAATAGGAAAGATGGCACCTGACTTTAAACTGGAGGCCGGAGATGGAAAGGTTGTAACGATGGCTGATTTTGCTGGGAAGAATGTTGTGCTGTACTTCTACCCAAAGGATATGACACCTGGTTGTACGACGGAGGCTTGCGATTTCAGAGAAAGTCATCAATCGTTTGCTGAACTCGATACCATCATTGTCGGTGTGAGCCCTGATCCAAAGGAAAGACATGAAAAGTTCATAGCTAAATATGATTTGCCGTTTCTCTTATTGTCTGATCCGGAACATGTCTTGTCTGAAGCCTATGGGGTATGGGTTTTAAAGAAAAATTTCGGTAAGGAATATATGGGTGTGGAGCGTTCGACCTTTGTCATCAATAAAGAGGGTGAAGTCGTCAAGGAGTGGCGTAAGGTGAAGGTGAAGGGGCATGTTGAAGAAGCGTTAACCTATATTAAGGAGAATTTATCTTAA
- a CDS encoding potassium channel family protein — MFISAVIICLGMSLKSLLLPTEKGERISLEHLYWIITVYFIFLIGFGLLYVLMDLKFGSVIHLNGLPVMGGFFAKLASSLYFSTMTLLSVGYGDMVPVGVGRWIASIEALIGYALPAAFVVRTAIDFENVKIDRN; from the coding sequence GTGTTTATATCAGCGGTGATTATATGCCTGGGGATGAGCTTGAAGAGCCTCTTGCTTCCGACTGAGAAGGGAGAGAGAATTTCCTTGGAGCATTTGTATTGGATTATAACGGTCTATTTCATCTTCTTGATAGGCTTTGGGTTATTGTATGTCTTGATGGATTTGAAATTTGGTTCGGTTATTCACTTGAACGGTTTGCCTGTTATGGGAGGGTTCTTCGCCAAGCTTGCTTCATCACTCTATTTCAGCACGATGACCTTGCTGTCTGTGGGGTATGGGGATATGGTGCCTGTTGGTGTCGGGAGATGGATTGCTTCTATAGAAGCGTTAATTGGATATGCGCTGCCGGCGGCATTTGTTGTTCGTACGGCCATTGACTTTGAGAATGTAAAAATTGACCGTAATTAG
- a CDS encoding glutamate-1-semialdehyde 2,1-aminomutase has protein sequence MNHTQSEKLHAEALEIIVGGVNSPSRSYKAVGGGSPVSMVKGKGAYFWDVDGNKYIDYLAAFGPIITGHAHPHITKAITEAAENGVLYGTPTPSELTFAKMLQEAIPSMEKIRFTNSGTESVMSTIRVARAYTGRDKIVKFAGCYHGHSDLVLVAAGSGPSTLGTPDSAGVPQSIAKEVITVPFNDVESFKETMEKWGEEVAGILVEPIVGNFGIVQPQPGFLESVNEIAHAHGSLVIYDEVITAFRFMYGGAQNLLGVEPDITAIGKIIGGGLPIGAYGGRKEIMDKVAPMGPAYQAGTMAGNPASMLAGIACLEILKEEGVYDRLDTLGARLEDGIRNAAKQHNVAIQLNRLKGALTVYFTDSKEEIINYAQVEATDGEKFGRFFKLMLEQGINLAPSKYEAWFLTTAHTEEDIDRTIEAVNEAFKSL, from the coding sequence ATGAATCATACACAATCTGAGAAGCTGCATGCAGAAGCCCTCGAAATTATCGTCGGAGGAGTCAACTCCCCCTCACGGTCATACAAGGCTGTCGGCGGCGGATCGCCCGTCTCCATGGTAAAAGGTAAAGGCGCTTACTTCTGGGATGTTGACGGCAATAAGTACATAGACTACCTTGCTGCTTTTGGACCGATTATTACAGGTCATGCACATCCCCATATTACGAAGGCCATTACGGAAGCAGCAGAGAACGGGGTACTCTATGGAACACCAACACCATCAGAATTGACGTTTGCCAAAATGCTGCAGGAAGCCATTCCTTCTATGGAAAAAATTCGTTTCACAAATTCAGGCACTGAATCCGTCATGTCAACGATTCGTGTTGCCAGAGCGTATACAGGAAGAGACAAGATCGTTAAATTTGCCGGATGCTATCACGGACATTCCGATCTCGTATTAGTCGCTGCAGGCTCAGGGCCATCTACACTCGGTACACCTGACTCTGCCGGTGTTCCTCAAAGCATTGCCAAAGAGGTTATAACTGTACCATTCAATGATGTTGAATCTTTTAAAGAGACAATGGAGAAATGGGGAGAAGAAGTAGCAGGTATTCTCGTTGAACCAATCGTCGGAAACTTCGGCATCGTTCAGCCGCAGCCAGGATTCCTTGAATCTGTAAATGAAATCGCTCATGCACACGGTTCCCTTGTCATCTATGATGAGGTCATCACTGCATTCCGCTTTATGTATGGCGGTGCTCAAAACCTATTAGGCGTGGAGCCGGACATTACCGCTATTGGGAAAATCATCGGCGGCGGCCTGCCAATTGGCGCCTATGGCGGCAGAAAAGAAATCATGGATAAGGTAGCCCCAATGGGACCCGCTTACCAAGCTGGAACAATGGCCGGAAACCCTGCTTCCATGTTAGCTGGCATCGCTTGCCTCGAAATCTTGAAAGAAGAAGGGGTATATGACCGCCTAGACACGCTCGGTGCCCGATTAGAAGACGGCATCCGCAATGCAGCTAAGCAGCATAATGTAGCTATTCAGCTTAATCGATTAAAAGGTGCCTTGACTGTATACTTCACAGATTCAAAAGAAGAAATCATCAATTACGCACAGGTAGAAGCAACTGACGGAGAAAAATTCGGCCGTTTCTTCAAACTCATGCTTGAGCAGGGCATTAATCTCGCCCCTTCGAAATATGAGGCTTGGTTCTTAACAACCGCTCATACAGAAGAAGATATTGATAGAACGATAGAAGCAGTCAACGAAGCATTCAAATCTTTATAA